TATGACAACGCCCTGGTCAAGCCATCTCTGGCTCGCCAGGGCGTGCATCTCTGCCTCTGTGGAGGAGCTCCTCAGCCCCTCGCCTCCCTGCGGGTAAATAAAAAGGCCAGCTCCAGAATTTTCTGGGCTGGCCGGCACGCGTCCGGAATTATGGCAGACGCGACACTAGCCAGGCCCGCCGGCCTGCTTCTTCGACTCCTTCTTGGCGTTGTACTGCAGGGTAATGCAGTAACTCATCGCGTCCGCCGTTTCCATTGCTTGGGTTGTGACAGTGTATTTACCACAGCCTCCGAATCTTGTCAAATAGGGCTTTTCGGGCATACAAACAGGAGACAGCTACCCGCCAGGTGGCTGTCACCGCAGGTTCAGCAAGTTGTTCCATTGCTACCGCCGGCGCGCCACAATGGCGTCATACAGCGCCTGTAGTTCCTCTTCCGAGTAGAAATGAATCACCAGCTTGCCACCCCGCCGGCTCCGCATAAGCTGGACACGGGTTCCCAGAGCGCTCTCAAACTCCGCTTCCAGGGCACGCGTCTCCGGCGACTGCTTCTCCTCCGCTGTGGGGGTATTCTTGGGCGCCTTTTCCAACAGCCGGCGCACCAGCTCCTCGGTCTGCCGCACGCTCAGCGCCCGGCTGATAATCAGGTTCATGGTCTGCACCTGCAGGGCCTCGTTCTCCAGCGAGAGCAGGGCGCGTGCATGCCCTTCCGAAATCCGCCCATCCGCCAGCGCCTCCTGCACCTTCGCCGGCAGACGCAGTAACCGCAGGGCATTGGTGACCGCCACGCGGCTCTTGCCCACCCGTTCCGCCACCTGTTCCTGCGTCAGCCCGAATTCCTCGATAAGCTGATGATAGGCATGGGCCTCCTCCAGCGGGTTCAGGTCGGCACGCTGGATGTTCTCCACCAGCGCCAGCTCCAACATCTGCTGAGGAGTCGCTTCCTTGACGATGGCCGGCACAGTGGTCAGCCCGGCCAGCTTGGCGGCCTGCCAACGCCGCTCGCCGGCGATGAGCACATACGGCGCATCCGCCAGGGGATCATCCGAGCGGGTGACGATGAGCGGTTGGATGACGCCGTGCTCGCGAATGGAGCCGGCCAGTTCCTCCAGCGATTCCGGCGGGATAGCACTGCGGGGTTGATGCGGGTTGGGAGCGATCAGCTCCACCGGGATGTGTTCCACCATCCCTTCCGCGGCCGATGGTGTGGAGGGTATTAACGCGCCTAATCCCTTGCCCAGTCCGCGCTTCGGCTGTGCCACCCTTCCCTCCTCCTGCGCCTTCATGCCGGCGTGGTGTCGCGCAGTAATTCTCGCGCCAGCGACTCATAGGCGGCGGCGCCGGCAGAATGCGGGGCGTAATTCAAAATCGGCATGCCGTAGCTGGGCGCCTCGCTCAACCGCACACTGCGCGGGATGATGGTGGCGAAGACGCGCCGGCCAAAATATTTCCGCACCTCATCCACCACCTGCTGGGACAACCGCGTGCGCGAATCGTACATGGTCATCAGCACCCCATGCACCCGCAGACCCGGGTTCAGCGTGCGCCGCACCAGCTCAATGGTCTGCAGTAACTGTGTCAGCCCTTCCAGCGCTAGAAACTCGCACTGCACCGGGATGATCACCCCGTGCCGGGCCGCGGTCAGCGCGTTCACCGTCAGCAGTCCCAGGCTGGGCGGACAGTCTATCAGGATGAAGTCATAGCGCGGCAGGATATCCTCCAGCGCATGGCTGAGCAGGCGCTCGCGGTCCGGCACCGCGACAAGCTCCACCTCGGCGCCGGCCAGCGCCGGCGCGGACGGCGCCAGGTCCAACCGCACCTGCCCGGTGAGCTGGATGATCTCCGCCATGTCCATCTGTCCCAGCAGGACATCATAGATGGAGTGCTGTAGGCGGTTCTTGTCCACCCCCAGACTGCTGGTGGCGTTCGCCTGTGGGTCAATATCCACGAGGAGCACACGCTGGCCGGCGGCGGCCAGATATGCCCCCAGGTTCACGGCCGTGGTGGTCTTCCCCACCCCGCCCTTTTGATTGGCAAACGCGAAGACCTTCGCCATAGTTCCGCCGTGAGGGAAGAAGGATACGAGCATCAACCGTATTGTAGCACAGCCGGCCCGCATGGTCAAAGCCGGTGTGCCCTCCCCGCCAAGTTCTACCAGGGGATTACCGTTCAGAGAAATTTGACACAATCCAAGATTGATGGTAGTTTATATTTGATAATGTCTGTTGTCCCCGAGTCCGGGCCGGCACAAGCGAGGAAAGATATGCAAAAATTAGAAGATTGGGGAGCTCCTACCTATCGCACCCTTCAGGAGCTGGTTGCTGACCGCATTCGCGAGGCCATCCTGCGCGGCTGGCTCAAACCCGGCCAGCGCCTCGACCAGGCGGAAATCGCAGAACGCTTCCAGGTCAGCCGCATGCCCGTGCGCGAGGCCCTGCGCACGCTGGAAGCAGAGGGGCTGGTGCGCTTCCTGCCCCACAAGGGCGTAGAAGTCTGCGACCTCTCCGTGGAGGAGATCGAGGAAATCTACCAGATCCGCTGTGTCCTGGAGTCTATGGCGATCCGTCTGGCCATCCCAAAGATGACCCCGGAAATGCTGGAAAATCTCAAGGCCCTGGTCAACGAGATGGAAGAGGTGATAGACGACCCTCTCGCCTGGACCACGCTCAATCACCGCTTCCATTCGGAACTGTATGCCATCTCCGGCCGGCCGCGCCTCCTCGGCATTATCGACAGCCTGCGCAACACGGTCCAACCCTACCTGGTCAGCGATATCTCCCATCCCCAGCGAGCACGCCGGGCCATTCAGGAGCACCGCGCCATCCTGGAGGCCTGCGAGCGCGGCGATGCCAATGCAGCCTCTGATCTGATCGTCGCACATTTACAGCATGTCTGCGAAAGTCTGGTGCATAACCGCAAACTGCGCCAGGAATCCAAATAATCCATCGTCCTCACGAGCAAGGGAAACGGGGCTGTGACCCTTACCACAGCCCCGTTTGCTCATCTCATGACAGCGACATCACCCGCCGGCGCCCAGCCGGGGGATAAACCGCCCGTACCCCGGCTCGCCAACCGGCCGGCCGTCCTCCGCCACCACGGTCCCCCGCACCAGGGTCATCACCACCTTACCCTGCACCTCCATCCCATCGTACGGCGTCCACTGGCACTTGGACACCACGCTGTCATTGGACAACACCTCGCGTGCCGACATGTCCACCAGTAGAATGTCGGCGTCGGCGCCGGGCAGGAGGGTCCCCTTGCGCGGATAGAGGCCGTAGAGCTTGGCCGGCGTCTCCGACAACGCCTGCACCACCCGTTCCAGGCTGACCTTGCCCTGGTTGACGCCGTTGAGCATCAGGCGCACCGTGGTCTCGATGCCGGGGATGCCGTAGGGCGCTTTCCAGATATCGTC
The sequence above is a segment of the Anaerolineae bacterium genome. Coding sequences within it:
- a CDS encoding ParB/RepB/Spo0J family partition protein, with the protein product MKAQEEGRVAQPKRGLGKGLGALIPSTPSAAEGMVEHIPVELIAPNPHQPRSAIPPESLEELAGSIREHGVIQPLIVTRSDDPLADAPYVLIAGERRWQAAKLAGLTTVPAIVKEATPQQMLELALVENIQRADLNPLEEAHAYHQLIEEFGLTQEQVAERVGKSRVAVTNALRLLRLPAKVQEALADGRISEGHARALLSLENEALQVQTMNLIISRALSVRQTEELVRRLLEKAPKNTPTAEEKQSPETRALEAEFESALGTRVQLMRSRRGGKLVIHFYSEEELQALYDAIVARRR
- a CDS encoding ParA family protein — encoded protein: MAKVFAFANQKGGVGKTTTAVNLGAYLAAAGQRVLLVDIDPQANATSSLGVDKNRLQHSIYDVLLGQMDMAEIIQLTGQVRLDLAPSAPALAGAEVELVAVPDRERLLSHALEDILPRYDFILIDCPPSLGLLTVNALTAARHGVIIPVQCEFLALEGLTQLLQTIELVRRTLNPGLRVHGVLMTMYDSRTRLSQQVVDEVRKYFGRRVFATIIPRSVRLSEAPSYGMPILNYAPHSAGAAAYESLARELLRDTTPA
- a CDS encoding GntR family transcriptional regulator, which produces MQKLEDWGAPTYRTLQELVADRIREAILRGWLKPGQRLDQAEIAERFQVSRMPVREALRTLEAEGLVRFLPHKGVEVCDLSVEEIEEIYQIRCVLESMAIRLAIPKMTPEMLENLKALVNEMEEVIDDPLAWTTLNHRFHSELYAISGRPRLLGIIDSLRNTVQPYLVSDISHPQRARRAIQEHRAILEACERGDANAASDLIVAHLQHVCESLVHNRKLRQESK